The genome window ATCTTAAAGCTATATCCTTGACATGATATAGTCGAAAGTCCAAAACTGCCTTGCCTATTTCGTCAGGATCGATTGATAGTCATATGGGCATTTCCAGAAAAATGTCCACCACTaccaaaatcttaaaattgatcaaaaactcAAATCTTGCAAAATTTTCTTCCGAAAACGAATTTAAGTTACTTGTTTGAACAATTTTCACATAAATAAACCCACTATACCGCACATACCgactgcaaatttaaataaattgagttttttatatttttgcctgttttctgaaaaattgaattccaAAAAGGAGTGCTTATATTATATCGATTATTTGACAAAATCTCTCTTCCAGCATCAAATAGTTAATCAAAATGCgaagaaaacatttaaatttagatttattttaaagtttttaagttattttttggTGGAAGTCTTTTCACGTTTACGATGTCGAGTTACAAATTactaatataaattgtaaaatcaaaaaattatagaaacatatcaaaaaaattcataaaatataaattatggaTTGAGAATATTTTCATCCAAATTACTCGCCACATTTTGCAgacttttgcatttttcaagATGAAGTCAAAAGTGCACATCGTGTTCTCGATGCATTGTTTTCCATAAATAATTCAGAAACGACAAGTCTTCAAAGCTTGTCtctcataataaaaaatagtgttgataaaatgcattaaacacgtaagaaaacattttttaaaatgtaaatttttgagtttttttccatttaaagaCGCACAAATGTCGCATTCTCGATCCTGGTAATGCccacaaaagttattttaatattttagaatgGTTTTTAGATTTCTTTTTTACCATCACTAAAGGAGCATAAATCATAAGCGATTAgtcaaaaatgtaatacaggTTATCAAATCTTTGACGTGCCGaagataataatatttctgATTTTGTACTTTGTACAtactaatttgatttatttcgaTTCGAATATATGTAGCGAGTATCTCAGTGTCGAGTTCTATCCACTATAGCAATTGTATGTATGATTTCCGCATTTTTCAGGGCGACAAGTGCTCGTTATCCTAATCTAACCGCACTGTATTCGATCGGCAAATCAATACAGGGGCGTGATCTATGGGTTATGGTGGTCAGTTCCTCGCCATATGAGCACATGGTGGGTAAACCAGATGTGAAATATGTGGGCAATATACATGGCAATGAGCCAGTTGGCCGAGAGATGCTGCTCCATTTGATCCAGTATTTTGTGAGTAGCTATAATACGGATCAATATGTGAAATGGTTGTTGGACAATACACGCATCCACATACTGCCCACCATGAATCCCGATGGTTATGCTGTCTCCAAGGAGGGCACCTGCGACGGCGGACAGGGACGGTAATTATCGTTATTCTAAGAGTAAAATCTTCCAACTGAGTTTCCTTACTTTCTTTACAGTTATAATGCTCGAGGGTTCGATTTGAATCGCAATTTTCCAGATTACTTTAAGCAGAATAATAAGCGTGGTCAGCCGGAAACGGATGCCGTCAAGGATTGGATATCGAAGATACAGTTCGTTCTAAGTGGCAGTCTGCATGGTGGAGCTCTGGTTGCCAGCTATCCCTACGACAATACGCCCAACTCCAGTAAGTAGTCTCTAAAGTGCACCATCTGCATCCGTACCCTGTCCCGTAGCCTATAGATCAGTGGTCGGCACGGCTCGTGCACCGTGCTTAGGTATTTGCTCTGCTGCACCGCTGCCTGCACACTTACAGAATAAACGTTCGTGTGGCGTCGCTGCTACGACATTTTGCTGTTAAGCCGCTGTTATAGGGCTGTTACGCTGTAAAGCCGCTGTTGAGGCGAGGCAAAATGAATCAGCAGCAAACGTCACATGCCTGACGTCTGTAAATATTCTGTTAATTCGCAGCGTACGCAATAAAACATATGAATGTGTTGGTGCCGACCACTGCTATAGATTCTCAATTTGGTCTCGCGTTTCTGTGAGTGCCGATTTATAAAGTTATCTCTCCCTCAATGCTCTCTGTTTGAACTTTAATCCTTGCCTTCGCACCAATATGGCTGCTGAAAGGAATCTGCCGTTCTTCCGCCCTCTGTGCGAGTGAGTAGACGCCATCTTCTCCGAGCGACACATCtaatcttttctttttgcctttctctctctctctctctcccattcttttattattttttgtgccGCCCCACATGTCCCCTGGGCGCAGTGTTTCAAACCTACTCGGCTGCGCCGTCGTTGACACCCGACGACGACGTCTTCAAGCATCTCTCCCTGGTCTATGCCCGCAATCATGCCAAGATGTCCAGGGGCGTGGCCTGCAAATCGGCGACTCCAGCCTTTGAAAACGGCATCACAAATGGTGCCGCTTGGTATCCACTGACGGGTGGCATGCAGGATTACAACTATGTCTGGTACGGTTGCATGGAGATTACCCTCGAGATCTCCTGCTGCAAGTTTCCGCCGGCCTACGAACTCAAGAAATACTGGGAAGACAATCAACTGGTGAGCTAATCCTCTacactgtaaataaatattttgatgtattaattatttattagaattgaaatttatactAAAAAGATTAGGAAAACAAAATTGGGAATCCAAAATTGGGAATCCAAAATTAGGAATCCTAAATTAGGAAACCAAAATTAGGAAtactgtttttataaattaaaaattaggaaGACAAAAATTGGGATAACaaaaattgggaaaacaatatttagaggccaaagcataatcaaaattacatttcgcttgaaaatcggttcagttttgatcaagttatgaagttatcagactgcggatttagccacttttcaagtccaaatttttgagtttcacatgatttaaaaaaaataaaatagaataaattaaaaaatcaaaatgacattgcgtttgaaaatctattcagttttgatcaagttatgacagttggaagttggataactctttgacctagcaactttactaCAGCGTACTGGCACAAACGTTTCTGTATTCgattcttgacagagaattttcattcggttacggtttcagttttGGTActaaaatgaaacggttagtttcggttgacggttccggtgttattccctgcttTTTTCTCTATGTAgtgaaattgatattaaattttgttttctgctTATCCACTTTTTGTATGCAGTCTCTAATCAAATTTCTGGCCGAGGCACATCGTGGAGTTCAGGGATTTGTTTTTGATCCGGCGGGTATGCCCATTGAACGCGCCTCCATCAAGATTAAGGGACGTGACGTTGGCTTCCAGACGACCAAATATGGCGAATTCTGGCGCATTTTACTGCCGGGTTACTACAAGGCAGAGGTAAACAAACagttatctaaaaaaatataattgattaCTTAGAATTATGTACAACTTGGCTTCCATAACTACATTTCAGGTGTTCGCCGAGGGCTATGCGCCCCGAGAAGTGGAGTTCGTCATAGTGGAACAGCATCCCACATTGCTCAATGTCACATTACAAGCATCCAAGGTGGgttgaaaatgattttcttATGCTCGATTGTAGTCttgatgatggtgatggttTGACAAGCTAACCCTAACTCTGCCTATCCTCCCGAAATACATGATCCTTTCGCAGCATATTCTCGCCTCAGCTTCTGCcaccgcctcctcctcctcctccaggCGCACCACAACGACGCGTAATCAGCGTCAACTGGTTGATAATAAACTACAATTTCCGACAGACTAGAAACGGAGCCACTGCATCCAAATGTCTGACGTGTAAATATTCTCACGAGTGCTTTAGTCCTAAGGCTTAACACTAACTaattaactaactaactaactataCTAGCCCCAGTAGTACCTAAAATGGGAGTAAAATGAGTTTGTATTGCACTTGGAAAATTGATAAGACAAATGGAATTTTTGACCAAGGCTTAGGATTAATCTCAACAAGAAATCAATACAATAACTGTTACCTCACATATGTATGCTATTCATTATGTTTATGATCTTCcgtacacagagagaaaaagccgtaataaaattaagtttgatTGACCTCGAATTAAGTATTTGCGATCCTtagcaaaataaattcttaaaccAAGTACCTATAACTTAAAAACTCTAGAAactatattaacaaaaaatgagTTAGTAAACTCGTCACACAAGTTCGTAGATACGTTTTGAACTCACCGTTAAGTTTGAAAAtactaatatatttaaatttttggaagAAATATtctaattcttaatttttctcCTATGTGtagttgaatattaaattataatctttttgttttggttccattttaactatttaaaaaaaaaaccagatgTATTTAAAATCCATATAATTAAGTGTTTGTTGTCGTTAATGATATTGTTACTaacatttttggctttttaatgTGGACAATAAATTTGGATCAAACGCCAAAAGAAGCTACATTTAACTTGAAacactataaatttaaacatatttttgaaatacttCACAGCGCATTGAGGGAGTCGGAGCTGGGGGTCCATCGTTTTATCGGCCCATGCAGGCACCGCAGCATTATAGACCAGGTGCACCGCCCTACGCAACAGCCGCCTCCAATGACAACGGCATTCTCTCAACCATCAGCAATGGCTTAAACAGTTTGTATTCGAATATATTTGGTTGAGCTGCTGACAGCGGAtgttctttaatttataagatAATTTGTGTGTAGTACCTAGAGCTAAACATGTTcgtctatttattattaaagcaagaaactacaaataaaacgtgtttttcaactttaactcaaatttatacacacacacaaaaggaattttaaaaatatcgccaaaatgcacaaaaagtATCGAGTGCTCGGTGTGGCCATGCGTCGAAACGATATGTCGCACGTTTGCTTTGTGgcctatcgatatatcgatgtGAAATCAACATCCCTAATCATTCTTTCGCCATTTTCTTTGTCGCTTTGTCGCGCTGTGGGGTATTCGGAATTCTGTGATCAAAAAGTTGTTAATAAGCATTGAAAATGGTAAATTATATGgcattaaacaaacaatataataaGTTTACAGCATAATAAATGCGAGTGTAGTGAAATATTCATGTTTTCATTGATAATTTCATACAAACTGGCGTTTTCATTTGCCGGGTGTCAAAAGccgcacgcacgcacacaaaaacacacacacacagacagacagacgggcaAAGCAGCAAGCAGCAGCCTCAAGCTGTATATGACAAGCCTACACACACGTGAGGTCGCATTTGCTTCGAGAAACTTCCTTgcattatgtttatatttgttgcaGACATGGTTTTAATGGTTGCAACTAATGTCATACATGATGCAGCATTTTTGGCTAGTGATTCAAAATCTGCAAAATGCATGCTGTTTCGACTGTTTGAGTGTTTGGCTGGGTGTGTGCTGCGCTTGACTGCCGATGAATCACGCACTATTTGGGGTTAGGTCCGATGCAATGGAAACTCAAGTTTTCTATcgagatatatatattaatgtgcatatgtatgtgctgTAATTGTTATAAACAAATGGTAAATTGcaacattatatatatttatatttctgtttGACAGGAGATGTCACTTAATCCCGTGCGCGTACTCAAGAATGAGGCGCAGGAGGAGAAAGCGGAAATGGCGCGTCTATCGTCGTTTATCGGTGCTATTGCCATCGGTGATCTGGTGAAGAGCACACTGGGACCCAAGGGCATGGACAAAATCCTGGTGGCTGCCGGCCGTAATGCGGGCCGTGTGGAGGTCACCAACGATGGTGCGACCATATTGCGTGCCGTTGGCGTCGATAATCCAGCTGCCAAGATTCTGGTCGATATGTCGCGTGTACAGGATGAGGAGGTCGGCGACGGCACCACATCCGTTACCGTCCTGGCCGCCGAATTGTTGCGCGAGGCGGAGAAACTTGTCGAACAGAAGCTGCATCCACAGATCATTGTGTCCGGCTGGCGTGTGGCCACCCAAGTGGCTCTCGAGGCATTGACCGCTGCTGCTCAGGATAATTCCACTAATAATGAGAAATTCAAGAATGATTTACTCAACATTGCACGCACCACATTGTCATCCAAGATCCTGCATCAGCACAAGGATTTCTTTGCCAATCTGGCTGTGGATGCTGTGCTGCGTCTCAAGGGATCTGGCGAACTGAAGGCTATACAAATCATCAAAAAGTCCGGTGGCACACTGAACGAGTCTTTCCTCGATGAAGGCTTTCTGCTGGACAAGAAGCCCGGCGTGCATCAGCCACAGCGTGTAAGTCacattattgttaa of Drosophila innubila isolate TH190305 chromosome X, UK_Dinn_1.0, whole genome shotgun sequence contains these proteins:
- the LOC117780089 gene encoding carboxypeptidase D isoform X1; its protein translation is MFCFITTALVGQLFTFVDLKSPSAVHPIQSNPIQLNQTNDPKMILRNTIVGQLILMLLYGCHYAYLSSAKTVNNDQLSMALPEPRAYLPDAQNLDFVYHDHEELTRFLRATSARYPNLTALYSIGKSIQGRDLWVMVVSSSPYEHMVGKPDVKYVGNIHGNEPVGREMLLHLIQYFVSSYNTDQYVKWLLDNTRIHILPTMNPDGYAVSKEGTCDGGQGRYNARGFDLNRNFPDYFKQNNKRGQPETDAVKDWISKIQFVLSGSLHGGALVASYPYDNTPNSSPLGAVFQTYSAAPSLTPDDDVFKHLSLVYARNHAKMSRGVACKSATPAFENGITNGAAWYPLTGGMQDYNYVWYGCMEITLEISCCKFPPAYELKKYWEDNQLSLIKFLAEAHRGVQGFVFDPAGMPIERASIKIKGRDVGFQTTKYGEFWRILLPGYYKAEVFAEGYAPREVEFVIVEQHPTLLNVTLQASKRIEGVGAGGPSFYRPMQAPQHYRPGAPPYATAASNDNGILSTISNGLNSLYSNIFG
- the LOC117780089 gene encoding carboxypeptidase D isoform X5, which translates into the protein MFCFITTALVGQLFTFVDLKSPSAVHPIQSNPIQLNQTNDPKMILRNTIVGQLILMLLYGCHYAYLSSAKTVNNDQLSMALPEPRAYLPDAQNLDFVYHDHEELTRFLRATSARYPNLTALYSIGKSIQGRDLWVMVVSSSPYEHMVGKPDVKYVGNIHGNEPVGREMLLHLIQYFVSSYNTDQYVKWLLDNTRIHILPTMNPDGYAVSKEGTCDGGQGRYNARGFDLNRNFPDYFKQNNKRGQPETDAVKDWISKIQFVLSGSLHGGALVASYPYDNTPNSRLLKGICRSSALCAMFQTYSAAPSLTPDDDVFKHLSLVYARNHAKMSRGVACKSATPAFENGITNGAAWYPLTGGMQDYNYVWYGCMEITLEISCCKFPPAYELKKYWEDNQLSLIKFLAEAHRGVQGFVFDPAGMPIERASIKIKGRDVGFQTTKYGEFWRILLPGYYKAEVFAEGYAPREVEFVIVEQHPTLLNVTLQASKRIEGVGAGGPSFYRPMQAPQHYRPGAPPYATAASNDNGILSTISNGLNSLYSNIFG
- the LOC117780089 gene encoding carboxypeptidase D isoform X4, whose translation is MILRNTIVGQLILMLLYGCHYAYLSSAKTVNNDQLSMALPEPRAYLPDAQNLDFVYHDHEELTRFLRATSARYPNLTALYSIGKSIQGRDLWVMVVSSSPYEHMVGKPDVKYVGNIHGNEPVGREMLLHLIQYFVSSYNTDQYVKWLLDNTRIHILPTMNPDGYAVSKEGTCDGGQGRYNARGFDLNRNFPDYFKQNNKRGQPETDAVKDWISKIQFVLSGSLHGGALVASYPYDNTPNSSPLGAVFQTYSAAPSLTPDDDVFKHLSLVYARNHAKMSRGVACKSATPAFENGITNGAAWYPLTGGMQDYNYVWYGCMEITLEISCCKFPPAYELKKYWEDNQLSLIKFLAEAHRGVQGFVFDPAGMPIERASIKIKGRDVGFQTTKYGEFWRILLPGYYKAEVFAEGYAPREVEFVIVEQHPTLLNVTLQASKRIEGVGAGGPSFYRPMQAPQHYRPGAPPYATAASNDNGILSTISNGLNSLYSNIFG
- the LOC117780089 gene encoding carboxypeptidase D isoform X2 → MFCFITTALVGQLFTFVDLKSPSAVHPIQSNPIQLNQTNDPKMILRNTIVGQLILMLLYGCHYAYLSSAKTVNNDQLSMALPEPRAYLPDAQNLDFVYHDHEELTRFLRATSARYPNLTALYSIGKSIQGRDLWVMVVSSSPYEHMVGKPDVKYVGNIHGNEPVGREMLLHLIQYFVSSYNTDQYVKWLLDNTRIHILPTMNPDGYAVSKEGTCDGGQGRYNARGFDLNRNFPDYFKQNNKRGQPETDAVKDWISKIQFVLSGSLHGGALVASYPYDNTPNSMFQTYSAAPSLTPDDDVFKHLSLVYARNHAKMSRGVACKSATPAFENGITNGAAWYPLTGGMQDYNYVWYGCMEITLEISCCKFPPAYELKKYWEDNQLSLIKFLAEAHRGVQGFVFDPAGMPIERASIKIKGRDVGFQTTKYGEFWRILLPGYYKAEVFAEGYAPREVEFVIVEQHPTLLNVTLQASKRIEGVGAGGPSFYRPMQAPQHYRPGAPPYATAASNDNGILSTISNGLNSLYSNIFG
- the LOC117780089 gene encoding carboxypeptidase D isoform X3 encodes the protein MFCFITTALVGQLFTFVDLKSPSAVHPIQSNPIQLNQTNDPKMILRNTIVGQLILMLLYGCHYAYLSSAKTVNNDQLSMALPEPRAYLPDAQNLDFVYHDHEELTRFLRATSARYPNLTALYSIGKSIQGRDLWVMVVSSSPYEHMVGKPDVKYVGNIHGNEPVGREMLLHLIQYFVSSYNTDQYVKWLLDNTRIHILPTMNPDGYAVSKEGTCDGGQGRYNARGFDLNRNFPDYFKQNNKRGQPETDAVKDWISKIQFVLSGSLHGGALVASYPYDNTPNSSPLGAVFQTYSAAPSLTPDDDVFKHLSLVYARNHAKMSRGVACKSATPAFENGITNGAAWYPLTGGMQDYNYVWYGCMEITLEISCCKFPPAYELKKYWEDNQLSLIKFLAEAHRGVQGFVFDPAGMPIERASIKIKGRDVGFQTTKYGEFWRILLPGYYKAEVFAEGYAPREVEFVIVEQHPTLLNVTLQASKHILASASATASSSSSRRTTTTRNQRQLVDNKLQFPTD